One segment of Chitinivorax sp. B DNA contains the following:
- a CDS encoding zinc-dependent alcohol dehydrogenase family protein → MLKAQYAERSLVPQAVIEAVPFDRPTLAQGQALVAVLAAPINPSDVLMLTGQYGQLPSLPAVGGSEGVGRVVELGPDTQGPAVGQTVLLPVGTGTWATHVVVPATRLIPLPNEADPKQLSMLTVNPPTASLLLSDFANLQPGDWVLQNGANSGVGSYVVKLAKLRGLKTVNIVRRESALAGVQTQGGDIVLIDGDDLAERVKVATSGAAIKLGIDAVGGTATMRLATSLSEGATIVNYGALSGEPCNISPRELVFRDITLKGFWLARWFRTAPQPLQIALLTELAGLIATGKLSTQIQATYDVAQIKIAIATAAQGERQGKILITPFHA, encoded by the coding sequence ATGCTCAAAGCCCAATACGCCGAACGTAGCCTGGTACCGCAAGCCGTCATCGAAGCGGTCCCATTTGATCGCCCGACCTTGGCTCAAGGTCAAGCCTTGGTGGCGGTGTTAGCTGCACCCATCAACCCCAGCGACGTACTAATGCTAACCGGCCAATACGGTCAGCTCCCATCCTTGCCAGCGGTGGGCGGCAGCGAAGGTGTCGGCCGCGTGGTGGAATTGGGGCCAGATACACAGGGGCCAGCAGTGGGCCAAACTGTGCTGTTGCCCGTAGGCACCGGCACCTGGGCGACGCACGTGGTAGTACCTGCTACTCGCCTGATCCCATTGCCGAATGAGGCTGATCCCAAGCAACTATCCATGCTCACGGTCAATCCACCCACCGCGTCTTTGTTGCTCAGCGACTTTGCTAACTTGCAGCCGGGTGATTGGGTTCTCCAGAATGGTGCCAACTCAGGTGTAGGAAGCTACGTGGTGAAATTGGCCAAGCTACGAGGTCTGAAAACGGTCAATATCGTACGACGTGAATCAGCCCTGGCTGGTGTACAAACACAAGGGGGAGACATAGTCTTGATTGACGGTGATGACTTGGCTGAACGTGTAAAAGTAGCCACTAGTGGCGCCGCCATTAAGTTAGGCATTGATGCTGTGGGCGGCACCGCTACCATGCGACTCGCCACCAGCTTGAGTGAAGGCGCCACTATTGTGAATTACGGCGCACTCAGCGGTGAACCATGCAACATATCGCCACGCGAACTGGTATTTCGCGACATCACGCTCAAGGGCTTTTGGCTAGCACGATGGTTCCGCACCGCGCCACAGCCGCTGCAAATTGCACTACTAACCGAACTGGCTGGCCTGATTGCTACCGGTAAACTCAGCACACAGATCCAGGCAACCTATGATGTTGCGCAGATTAAAATAGCCATCGCCACTGCAGCCCAAGGAGAACGTCAGGGTAAGATTCTGATCACGCCATTTCACGCCTGA